Proteins found in one Miscanthus floridulus cultivar M001 chromosome 4, ASM1932011v1, whole genome shotgun sequence genomic segment:
- the LOC136552027 gene encoding ABC transporter C family member 11-like: MRPAVPGSGWEDFSSLRKKVIHLGTGTSMPSQFLQECHGGFLLRHSTLRMSCVWIATVFHNSLRSTNDSRRKLASGRITNLISTNVESLQQVFLVLVIIREVCFTSRP, translated from the exons ATGCGGCCAGCAGTTCCAGGTTCTGGCTGGGAGGATTTTTCAAG TCTACGAAAAAAGGTGATCCATCTCGGAACGGGTACATCTATGCCTTCTCAATTTTTGCAGGAGTG TCACGGGGGGTTCTTGCTGAGGCATAGTACTCTCAGAATGTCATGCGTGTGG ATTGCAACTGTTTTCCACAACTCGTTGCGATCAACTAATGATAGTCGTAGGAAGCTTGCTTCTGGGAGGATTACCAATTTGATTTCAACTAATGTGGAGTCCCTTCAG CAAGTGTTCCTTGTCCTTGTCATAATCAGGGAGGTGTGCTTCACATCAAGGCCATAG
- the LOC136548779 gene encoding uncharacterized protein, whose product MDGGSGLNIMYAKTLDEIGIDRSNLHPIRAPFHSVVPGKHALPLGQIDLPVTFENQFNYRTEILTFDVVGFPKTFHAILGHPCYAKFMAVPNYTYLKLKMLGPRGVITIGTSFQRAYECEVECCGHAAAIIASRELTTLREEVTKEAPDAKKSTGSFKLESTLIGFLCDNKDIFAWKPLDMPSIPREVAKHTLKICLGSKPVRQRLHCFDEKKCRTIGEEIAKLSAAGFIKEV is encoded by the exons atggacggaggcagtggcctcaacatcatgtacgctaagacgctcgacgagatcgGCATCGATCGGTCGAACCTCCACccaatccgagcacctttccacagCGTCGTGCCTGGTAAACATGCcttgccactagggcagatcgatctgcccgtcaccttcgagaatcagttcaattacaggactgagatcctcaccttcgatgtggtgGGGTTCCCCAAAACCTTCCATGCCATACTGGGACATCCAtgttatgcgaagttcatggccgtccccaactatacatacctcaaactgaagatgctgggtccccgcggggtcatcaccattggcacctccttccagcgtgcctacgagtgcgaagtcgagtgcTGCGGCCATGCCGCAGCAATCATTGCCTCTAGAGAGCTCACCACCCTCAGGGAAGAAGTCACCAAAGAAGCGCCCGATGCCAAGAAGTCGACCGGGTCGTTCAAACTG gaaagcacgctcattggcttcctctgcgacaacaaagatatctttgcgtggaaacccttggatatgccaagCATTCCGAGGGAAGTCGCCAAGCACACCTTAAAGATctgcctaggctccaagccggtaagGCAACGCCTGCATTGCTTCGACGAGAAGAAATGCAGGACCATCGGTGAAGAAATAGCAAAACTATCAGctgccgggttcatcaaggaagtgtag